A genomic region of Zea mays cultivar B73 chromosome 6, Zm-B73-REFERENCE-NAM-5.0, whole genome shotgun sequence contains the following coding sequences:
- the LOC103629908 gene encoding proline-rich receptor-like protein kinase PERK12 isoform X1 codes for MSDIAPSPSSSPSSGGNGGGNNSTAPAPRGSSSSSSPPKPRNGWPSSSPPPTPSSDSEGSRSTPPSDWQDPSSSSSSPPPSRSSPPPPSSQPPPSPPPSPSSWSGGGNSTSSSPPTPPSQPSPPPSGRSSSPPQRSSEGSSPSPQSSSSNQAPPAPSGWSPSPSRESPPQSSSQSPPPQSDVDQPNSQPSNTPQSPPPPPSPPSSSPPAPPTNQSVVIIPVPVPSNNSPPGALPPPGLVPTAPGATVMSSTSVPGSAASSSSQEASTGASNGGGGSTSTRVVGSSHVAAAIAGAAITGLMFALLAVFLVSKRRKKKTGGLVYHNDGSNYNMASGQFMGSNNPSYTQPAAGESADMGGGGGYYHYQNQSGSMDAAAAPGSMASFSYEELTSITSNFSRDNVIGEGGFGCVYKGWLGDGKCVAVKQLKAGSGQGEREFQAEVEIISRVHHRHLVSLVGYCVAQHHRMLIYEFVPNGTLEHHLHGRGMPVMDWPTRLKIAIGAAKGLAYLHEDCHPRIIHRDIKSANILLDYSFQAQVADFGLAKLTNDTNTHVSTRIMGTFGYLAPEYASSGKLTDRSDVFSFGVVLLELITGRKPVDQARQGEESLVEWVRTSTIDASARGLSSVSLTYASPVALPGAARPRGRHRDGRPRRGGRPPAGGRRRRLRQGPDDGDGGGRVRLRPPLGSQAPADGAGDEGTGRRRRHVRPKQWGEGGAEPEFRLRPPASGRHPAAPCHRLRLRGVHRGVRAVVRHGLP; via the exons ATGTCCGACATAGCGCCGTCGCCGAGCTCGTCACCGTCGAGCGGAGGAAATGGAGGTGGCAACAATTCCACGGCGCCTGCACCCCGCGGTTCATCAAGCTCAAGCTCACCCCCTAAACCGAGGAATGGCTGGCCTAGTAGCAGCCCACCTCCAACTCCAAGCTCAGACTCAGAGGGCTCAAGATCAACGCCACCATCAGATTGGCAAGAtccgtcgtcctcctcctctaGCCCTCCGCCATCACGATCGTCACCTCCACCGCCGTCCTCGCAGCCGCCACCAAGCCCACCACCTTCGCCATCTTCTTGGAGCGGTGGCGGCAACTCGACGTCCTCGTCACCGCCAACTCCACCTTCTCAACCCTCACCACCACCCTCGGGCAGATCGTCGTCGCCTCCGCAACGGTCGTCAGAAGGCTCCTCACCTTCGCCTCAGTCTTCGTCCTCTAACCAGGCCCCTCCCGCACCGTCAGGCTGGTCGCCTTCGCCGTCGAGAGAATCTCCTCCTCAGTCGTCATCTCAATCTCCGCCACCTCAGAGCGATGTTGACCAGCCAAACTCCCAGCCTTCGAATACTCCACAaagtccaccaccaccaccatctcctccgtcgtcgtcgccgcccgcGCCGCCGACGAACCAATCGGTAGTCATAATCCCCGTCCCCGTGCCGTCTAATAATAGCCCGCCGGGAGCGCTGCCGCCGCCCGGGCTCGTGCCCACCGCGCCTGGCGCCACCGTGATGTCGAGTACCAGCGTCCCGGGTTCTGCTGCGTCGTCGTCATCCCAAGAAGCCAGTACCGGCGCGTCCAACGGCGGTGGTGGGAGCACATCAACAAGAGTAGTAGGCAGTAGCCATGTTGCCGCGGCCATTGCCGGTGCGGCGATCACGGGCTTGATGTTTGCTCTGCTGGCTGTTTTCCTGGTGTctaagaggaggaagaagaaaactggTGGGCTAGTTTATCACAACG ATGGCAGCAACTATAACATGGCGTCAGGTCAGTTCATGGGCTCGAACAACCCGTCGTACACGCAGCCGGCGGCGGGCGAGTCGGCGGACATGGGCGGGGGAGGAGGGTACTACCACTACCAGAACCAGTCAGGCAGCATGgatgcggcggcggcgccggggtccATGGCGTCGTTCAGCTACGAGGAGCTGACGAGCATCACCAGCAACTTCTCCCGCGACAACGTGATCGGCGAGGGCGGGTTCGGGTGCGTGTACAAGGGGTGGCTGGGCGACGGCAAGTGCGTGGCCGTGAAGCAGCTGAAGGCCGGCAGCGGGCAGGGCGAGCGCGAGTTCCAGGCGGAGGTGGAGATCATCAGCCGCGTGCACCACCGCCACCTCGTCTCCCTCGTCGGCTACTGCGTGGCGCAGCACCACCGCATGCTCATCTACGAGTTCGTGCCCAACGGCACCCTGGAGCACCATCTCCACG GTCGTGGCATGCCGGTGATGGACTGGCCGACGAGGCTCAAGATCGCCATCGGCGCCGCGAAGGGACTGGCGTACCTGCATGAAGACT GTCACCCGAGGATCATCCACAGGGATATAAAGTCCGCCAACATCCTGCTTGACTATTCGTTCCAAGCACAG GTTGCAGATTTCGGCCTGGCCAAGCTCACCAACGACACGAACACGCATGTCTCCACTCGCATCATGGGGACGTTTGG GTACCTTGCGCCCGAGTACGCGTCGAGCGGGAAGCTGACGGACCGGTCCGACGTGTTCTCCTTCGGCGTCGTGCTGCTGGAGCTCATCACGGGACGGAAGCCGGTGGACCAAGCGCGCCAAGGGGAGGAGAGCCTCGTCGAGTGGGTGCGTACGTCGACGATCGACGCTAGCGCACGCGGCCTGTCGTCGGTTTCACTGACGTACGCTAGCCCTGTCGCGCTGCCAGGCGCGGCCCGTCCTCGTGGACGCCATCGAGACGGGCGACCTCGGCGCGGTGGTCGACCCCCGGCTGGTGGACGGCGGCGCCGCCTACGACAGGGGCCAGATGATGGTGATGGTGGAGGCCGCGTCCGCCTGCGTCCGCCACTCGGCTCCCAAGCGCCCGCGGATGGTGcag GTGATGAGGGCACTGGACGACGAAGGAGGCATGTCCGACCTAAGCAATGGGGTGAAGGTGGGGCAGAGCCGGAATTTCGACTCCGGCCACCAGCAAGCGGCCGCCATCCAGCAGCTCCGTGCCACCGCCTTCGCCTCCGAGGAGTACACCGGGGAGTTCGAGCAGTCGTCCGGCATGGATTACCTTAA
- the LOC103629908 gene encoding proline-rich receptor-like protein kinase PERK12 isoform X2 — protein sequence MSDIAPSPSSSPSSGGNGGGNNSTAPAPRGSSSSSSPPKPRNGWPSSSPPPTPSSDSEGSRSTPPSDWQDPSSSSSSPPPSRSSPPPPSSQPPPSPPPSPSSWSGGGNSTSSSPPTPPSQPSPPPSGRSSSPPQRSSEGSSPSPQSSSSNQAPPAPSGWSPSPSRESPPQSSSQSPPPQSDVDQPNSQPSNTPQSPPPPPSPPSSSPPAPPTNQSVVIIPVPVPSNNSPPGALPPPGLVPTAPGATVMSSTSVPGSAASSSSQEASTGASNGGGGSTSTRVVGSSHVAAAIAGAAITGLMFALLAVFLVSKRRKKKTGGLVYHNDGSNYNMASGQFMGSNNPSYTQPAAGESADMGGGGGYYHYQNQSGSMDAAAAPGSMASFSYEELTSITSNFSRDNVIGEGGFGCVYKGWLGDGKCVAVKQLKAGSGQGEREFQAEVEIISRVHHRHLVSLVGYCVAQHHRMLIYEFVPNGTLEHHLHGRGMPVMDWPTRLKIAIGAAKGLAYLHEDCHPRIIHRDIKSANILLDYSFQAQVADFGLAKLTNDTNTHVSTRIMGTFGYLAPEYASSGKLTDRSDVFSFGVVLLELITGRKPVDQARQGEESLVEWARPVLVDAIETGDLGAVVDPRLVDGGAAYDRGQMMVMVEAASACVRHSAPKRPRMVQVMRALDDEGGMSDLSNGVKVGQSRNFDSGHQQAAAIQQLRATAFASEEYTGEFEQSSGMDYLKSGVP from the exons ATGTCCGACATAGCGCCGTCGCCGAGCTCGTCACCGTCGAGCGGAGGAAATGGAGGTGGCAACAATTCCACGGCGCCTGCACCCCGCGGTTCATCAAGCTCAAGCTCACCCCCTAAACCGAGGAATGGCTGGCCTAGTAGCAGCCCACCTCCAACTCCAAGCTCAGACTCAGAGGGCTCAAGATCAACGCCACCATCAGATTGGCAAGAtccgtcgtcctcctcctctaGCCCTCCGCCATCACGATCGTCACCTCCACCGCCGTCCTCGCAGCCGCCACCAAGCCCACCACCTTCGCCATCTTCTTGGAGCGGTGGCGGCAACTCGACGTCCTCGTCACCGCCAACTCCACCTTCTCAACCCTCACCACCACCCTCGGGCAGATCGTCGTCGCCTCCGCAACGGTCGTCAGAAGGCTCCTCACCTTCGCCTCAGTCTTCGTCCTCTAACCAGGCCCCTCCCGCACCGTCAGGCTGGTCGCCTTCGCCGTCGAGAGAATCTCCTCCTCAGTCGTCATCTCAATCTCCGCCACCTCAGAGCGATGTTGACCAGCCAAACTCCCAGCCTTCGAATACTCCACAaagtccaccaccaccaccatctcctccgtcgtcgtcgccgcccgcGCCGCCGACGAACCAATCGGTAGTCATAATCCCCGTCCCCGTGCCGTCTAATAATAGCCCGCCGGGAGCGCTGCCGCCGCCCGGGCTCGTGCCCACCGCGCCTGGCGCCACCGTGATGTCGAGTACCAGCGTCCCGGGTTCTGCTGCGTCGTCGTCATCCCAAGAAGCCAGTACCGGCGCGTCCAACGGCGGTGGTGGGAGCACATCAACAAGAGTAGTAGGCAGTAGCCATGTTGCCGCGGCCATTGCCGGTGCGGCGATCACGGGCTTGATGTTTGCTCTGCTGGCTGTTTTCCTGGTGTctaagaggaggaagaagaaaactggTGGGCTAGTTTATCACAACG ATGGCAGCAACTATAACATGGCGTCAGGTCAGTTCATGGGCTCGAACAACCCGTCGTACACGCAGCCGGCGGCGGGCGAGTCGGCGGACATGGGCGGGGGAGGAGGGTACTACCACTACCAGAACCAGTCAGGCAGCATGgatgcggcggcggcgccggggtccATGGCGTCGTTCAGCTACGAGGAGCTGACGAGCATCACCAGCAACTTCTCCCGCGACAACGTGATCGGCGAGGGCGGGTTCGGGTGCGTGTACAAGGGGTGGCTGGGCGACGGCAAGTGCGTGGCCGTGAAGCAGCTGAAGGCCGGCAGCGGGCAGGGCGAGCGCGAGTTCCAGGCGGAGGTGGAGATCATCAGCCGCGTGCACCACCGCCACCTCGTCTCCCTCGTCGGCTACTGCGTGGCGCAGCACCACCGCATGCTCATCTACGAGTTCGTGCCCAACGGCACCCTGGAGCACCATCTCCACG GTCGTGGCATGCCGGTGATGGACTGGCCGACGAGGCTCAAGATCGCCATCGGCGCCGCGAAGGGACTGGCGTACCTGCATGAAGACT GTCACCCGAGGATCATCCACAGGGATATAAAGTCCGCCAACATCCTGCTTGACTATTCGTTCCAAGCACAG GTTGCAGATTTCGGCCTGGCCAAGCTCACCAACGACACGAACACGCATGTCTCCACTCGCATCATGGGGACGTTTGG GTACCTTGCGCCCGAGTACGCGTCGAGCGGGAAGCTGACGGACCGGTCCGACGTGTTCTCCTTCGGCGTCGTGCTGCTGGAGCTCATCACGGGACGGAAGCCGGTGGACCAAGCGCGCCAAGGGGAGGAGAGCCTCGTCGAGTGG GCGCGGCCCGTCCTCGTGGACGCCATCGAGACGGGCGACCTCGGCGCGGTGGTCGACCCCCGGCTGGTGGACGGCGGCGCCGCCTACGACAGGGGCCAGATGATGGTGATGGTGGAGGCCGCGTCCGCCTGCGTCCGCCACTCGGCTCCCAAGCGCCCGCGGATGGTGcag GTGATGAGGGCACTGGACGACGAAGGAGGCATGTCCGACCTAAGCAATGGGGTGAAGGTGGGGCAGAGCCGGAATTTCGACTCCGGCCACCAGCAAGCGGCCGCCATCCAGCAGCTCCGTGCCACCGCCTTCGCCTCCGAGGAGTACACCGGGGAGTTCGAGCAGTCGTCCGGCATGGATTACCTTAAATCAGGAGTACCTTAA